In Hyphomicrobiales bacterium, a single window of DNA contains:
- a CDS encoding potassium channel family protein, which translates to MTFRDRVEYYYEGDSYAAHRFRYALLAFDLVTILFLIVSSFLHWKGTEYLDAAIGIVLTLDFLARLWTSEHKVRHLFSPLGLVDLVVIVSLLAPLAGEGVAFLRVARLLRLGRSYLIMRRLKKDFPFIRRNEQTFTASINLGVFMFIMTAIVYETQHVINPKIVNYADALYFTVTALTTTGFGDIVLEGTWGHLIASVIMIAGVTLFLRLVQVMLRPPKVDHRCPACGLRRHDHDAVHCKACGIVLNIEDDGSV; encoded by the coding sequence ATGACATTCAGGGACAGGGTTGAATACTACTACGAAGGCGACTCCTACGCCGCGCACCGGTTCCGTTATGCGCTGCTCGCGTTCGACCTCGTCACCATTCTTTTCCTGATCGTCTCGTCCTTCCTGCACTGGAAGGGCACCGAATATCTGGATGCGGCCATCGGCATCGTCCTGACGCTGGATTTCCTGGCGCGCCTGTGGACCTCGGAACACAAGGTCCGGCATCTGTTCAGTCCACTGGGACTTGTCGACCTCGTTGTCATCGTATCGCTGCTGGCGCCGCTGGCGGGCGAAGGGGTTGCCTTCCTGCGCGTGGCCCGGCTCTTGCGGCTGGGGCGGAGCTACCTCATCATGCGGCGGCTGAAAAAGGACTTTCCCTTCATCCGCCGCAACGAGCAGACCTTCACCGCCTCGATCAACCTCGGTGTCTTCATGTTCATCATGACGGCCATCGTCTACGAGACCCAGCACGTCATCAATCCCAAGATCGTAAACTATGCCGACGCGCTTTACTTCACCGTGACGGCGCTGACGACAACGGGGTTTGGCGACATTGTGCTGGAGGGAACGTGGGGGCATCTCATTGCCTCGGTCATCATGATCGCCGGCGTGACGCTGTTCCTGCGGCTGGTGCAGGTGATGCTGCGGCCCCCCAAGGTGGATCACAGGTGCCCGGCCTGCGGGCTGCGGCGCCACGACCACGACGCCGTGCACTGCAAAGCCTGCGGAATCGTGCTCAATATCGAGGATGACGGTTCCGTCTGA
- a CDS encoding DUF3750 domain-containing protein produces the protein MLKVLGWFSLLLILVPCAIGTGLGYAHGWPTSWRKANWSSSGVLPPARASRDATVILLASRTGQWKSIFAEHMSIVVKPGGAEHWVRYDVVGWGNPVRKDAYAADAYWYGNAPRVIYRLVGQEAARLIPRIEASIARYPHGARGTYTVWPGPNSNTFVSWVVRNTEGFHAELPPVAVGKDWLGWAGIAPAPSKTGYTVSVAGLFGGTLATEEGVELHLLGSTIGVDFNDLAIKLPALGKLGVLDVLRNRTL, from the coding sequence ATGCTCAAGGTCCTCGGCTGGTTTTCCCTTCTCCTCATCCTCGTCCCTTGCGCCATTGGCACGGGACTTGGCTATGCCCACGGGTGGCCGACCTCCTGGCGCAAGGCGAACTGGAGTTCTTCCGGTGTGTTGCCCCCTGCCCGTGCTTCCCGCGACGCCACCGTCATCCTGCTGGCTTCGCGCACCGGACAGTGGAAGAGCATCTTTGCCGAACACATGTCGATTGTCGTCAAGCCCGGGGGCGCGGAGCATTGGGTGCGCTATGACGTGGTGGGCTGGGGCAATCCGGTGCGCAAGGACGCCTATGCGGCGGATGCCTACTGGTACGGCAACGCGCCGCGGGTGATCTACCGCCTCGTCGGACAGGAAGCGGCGCGGCTCATTCCCCGGATCGAAGCGTCGATTGCGCGCTATCCCCATGGGGCACGCGGTACCTATACGGTGTGGCCCGGCCCCAACAGCAACACCTTCGTGAGCTGGGTGGTGCGCAACACCGAAGGCTTCCATGCCGAGTTGCCTCCCGTGGCGGTGGGCAAGGACTGGCTGGGCTGGGCCGGCATCGCGCCGGCGCCAAGCAAGACAGGCTATACGGTGTCGGTAGCAGGCCTCTTTGGCGGAACGCTGGCCACGGAGGAAGGGGTTGAACTGCACCTCCTGGGCTCGACCATCGGAGTCGACTTCAATGACCTCGCCATCAAACTTCCTGCGCTCGGCAAACTTGGTGTTCTGGACGTCTTGCGCAACCGCACGCTATGA
- a CDS encoding aconitase X catalytic domain-containing protein, with amino-acid sequence MDIDSDDRELLAGARGPAMKLAMEIVMQAGRIMGAERLQHVTFAHLDACFYNGQAHIDFARFCLDHRATFAVPTWGNNGVVSLTHPELYRNHPDTEMVEGARKLLELYELLGCKPTWTCAPYHIPGGPKFGDQIVAGESNAVSFYNSVTGARTNKYGDYLDVACALIGKVPYAGLQTDEGRRAEIHLSTDEIPGDWKREDIFYHLLGHHVGRLAGRRVPVVSGLPKSASVDNLKAVSTAVASSGGVELWHGVGVTPEAPSLDAVFGGGETFRLTRDDLRAAQAALSIGRDGPLEVVALGTPHFSTTEFRDVLALLDGRKVKPGLRCIITTSRFVMGYIEDKGWAEDLRRAGVEVIGDICSYYAPGINPMKGRVMTNAAKWAYYAPGMLPVEVCFGSLSECMESAVRGEVWRDPQLWSAL; translated from the coding sequence ATGGATATTGACTCCGACGACCGGGAATTGCTCGCAGGCGCGCGCGGACCCGCCATGAAACTGGCCATGGAAATCGTTATGCAGGCCGGCCGCATCATGGGCGCGGAACGCCTGCAGCACGTCACCTTCGCCCATCTCGATGCCTGTTTCTACAACGGCCAGGCCCACATCGACTTCGCCCGGTTCTGTCTCGATCACCGCGCTACCTTCGCCGTGCCGACCTGGGGCAACAACGGCGTGGTCAGCCTCACGCACCCGGAACTCTACCGCAATCATCCCGACACGGAGATGGTGGAAGGGGCACGCAAACTGCTGGAACTCTACGAATTGCTGGGCTGCAAGCCCACATGGACCTGCGCCCCCTATCACATTCCCGGAGGACCGAAATTCGGGGACCAGATCGTTGCGGGCGAAAGCAACGCCGTGAGCTTCTACAATTCCGTCACCGGCGCGCGCACCAACAAATACGGCGACTACCTCGACGTTGCCTGCGCCCTCATCGGCAAGGTGCCCTATGCCGGCCTGCAAACCGACGAGGGGCGCCGCGCCGAAATTCATCTGTCCACGGATGAAATTCCCGGGGACTGGAAGCGCGAGGACATTTTCTACCACCTCCTCGGCCATCACGTTGGCCGCCTGGCCGGCCGCCGCGTGCCCGTGGTCAGTGGCCTGCCGAAATCCGCAAGTGTCGACAACCTGAAGGCCGTAAGCACCGCCGTTGCTTCCTCGGGGGGCGTTGAACTCTGGCACGGGGTCGGCGTCACACCGGAAGCTCCGTCGCTGGACGCAGTCTTCGGCGGCGGTGAGACATTCCGGCTCACCCGCGATGATCTTCGCGCCGCCCAGGCCGCGCTTTCCATTGGCCGCGATGGTCCGCTCGAAGTGGTAGCGCTTGGCACACCGCATTTCTCCACCACCGAATTCCGCGACGTCCTCGCCCTTCTCGATGGCCGCAAGGTGAAACCCGGCCTCCGCTGCATCATCACCACCTCGCGTTTCGTCATGGGCTACATCGAGGACAAGGGCTGGGCCGAAGACTTGCGCCGCGCCGGCGTGGAAGTGATCGGCGACATCTGCAGCTACTATGCGCCCGGCATCAATCCCATGAAGGGCCGTGTCATGACCAACGCCGCCAAGTGGGCCTACTACGCGCCGGGAATGCTGCCGGTCGAAGTCTGCTTCGGCTCCCTGAGTGAATGCATGGAAAGCGCCGTGCGCGGCGAAGTCTGGCGCGATCCGCAATTGTGGAGCGCCCTCTGA
- a CDS encoding DUF126 domain-containing protein codes for MKVQGTILNPGAASGPTRVLTEPVSFWGAFDPRTGAIVDTHHPQCGTKLGGHILLLPETRGSGGTPGGIAEAVRRGTGPLGIILITPDINLAVGAQVAAALYGRECPVIAVSEQDYAALVPCPHLTISADGAIT; via the coding sequence ATGAAAGTTCAGGGCACCATCCTCAATCCCGGCGCCGCCAGCGGTCCAACACGCGTGCTCACCGAACCCGTCAGTTTCTGGGGTGCATTCGATCCGCGCACCGGCGCCATCGTCGACACCCATCACCCGCAATGCGGCACGAAACTGGGCGGTCACATTCTTCTCCTGCCGGAAACGCGGGGCTCCGGCGGCACACCGGGCGGCATCGCCGAAGCAGTACGCCGCGGCACAGGCCCCCTCGGCATCATCCTCATCACGCCGGACATCAATCTCGCTGTGGGTGCGCAGGTCGCGGCAGCGCTCTATGGCAGGGAATGCCCCGTGATCGCCGTTTCCGAACAGGATTACGCAGCCCTTGTGCCGTGCCCCCACCTGACCATCTCGGCGGATGGCGCCATCACCTGA
- a CDS encoding AraC family transcriptional regulator: protein MTDLLHIATSSALVLAGRNGTFAIGPSPGIRELWEQFMPDYGRIAGQVGSKTYGVCHRFDGKGRMDYMAAVQVENAGEVPGYLHTLIIPARKVAVFTHGDGVDTLSDSWRRVFDDLIPAAKLTVADGPQFEVYDFASDEAPGAVEIHIPVR from the coding sequence ATGACAGACCTGCTTCACATCGCAACTTCATCCGCCCTCGTCCTTGCGGGGCGGAACGGGACCTTTGCTATCGGCCCCTCGCCCGGCATCCGCGAACTGTGGGAACAATTCATGCCGGACTACGGACGGATTGCGGGTCAGGTCGGCAGCAAGACCTATGGTGTCTGTCACCGCTTCGACGGCAAGGGGCGTATGGATTACATGGCCGCCGTGCAGGTGGAGAATGCGGGCGAGGTTCCCGGCTATCTCCACACGCTCATCATTCCCGCACGCAAGGTCGCGGTGTTCACCCACGGCGACGGCGTCGATACGCTGAGCGATAGCTGGCGGCGGGTGTTTGATGACCTGATCCCGGCCGCAAAGCTGACGGTTGCCGATGGCCCGCAGTTCGAAGTGTACGACTTCGCGTCCGACGAAGCGCCGGGCGCGGTCGAGATTCACATTCCCGTCAGGTGA
- a CDS encoding CPBP family intramembrane metalloprotease, translating to MPQSSAVRHALLFYGITLFLATLVRLAVPWVGVASLPLTMLTPAVAVLLMQAAIAPEGGWRSFAVSLGLTTAGWKAWPLALFAPLLIHGVGLLVLVATGLTVFRPLDTTANLVLALADVLAGLVVSTLFAMGEEVGWRGYMLPRLLRLGVLPALLLTGFLQGVWHMPLLLTTDLYHSSGNPWIVAPLFLVTLTLAGIFFGFLRLWTGSVWPAALAHGAVNVAWSAVTRMSGTASPMVLEYIGGESGLIVISGLVVADTLIIGYMLRVGMMGRRAQRP from the coding sequence ATGCCTCAATCGTCCGCCGTTCGCCATGCCCTGCTCTTCTACGGGATCACGCTGTTCCTGGCGACCCTTGTGCGGCTTGCCGTACCCTGGGTGGGTGTAGCCAGCCTGCCGCTGACCATGCTGACGCCCGCGGTGGCGGTGCTGCTGATGCAGGCGGCAATCGCCCCGGAAGGGGGATGGCGCAGCTTTGCGGTTTCACTGGGACTGACCACCGCCGGGTGGAAAGCCTGGCCGCTGGCCCTGTTTGCACCGCTGCTGATTCATGGCGTGGGGCTATTGGTTCTCGTGGCCACTGGCCTGACGGTGTTCCGGCCGCTCGATACGACCGCGAACCTGGTGCTGGCGCTCGCGGATGTGCTGGCGGGACTCGTTGTCTCGACGCTCTTTGCAATGGGCGAAGAGGTGGGCTGGCGGGGATACATGCTGCCCCGCTTGCTCCGCCTCGGCGTGCTGCCGGCACTCCTGCTCACCGGATTCCTGCAAGGCGTGTGGCACATGCCGCTGTTGCTGACGACGGACCTCTATCACAGCAGTGGCAATCCATGGATCGTGGCACCGCTCTTTCTGGTGACGCTGACACTGGCAGGCATCTTTTTCGGATTCCTGCGGCTGTGGACGGGGAGCGTGTGGCCCGCTGCCCTGGCCCACGGTGCCGTGAACGTGGCGTGGTCCGCTGTGACGCGCATGTCCGGCACGGCATCGCCCATGGTGCTGGAATATATTGGCGGGGAGAGCGGGCTCATCGTGATCAGCGGTCTTGTTGTCGCCGATACGCTGATCATCGGCTACATGCTGCGCGTCGGCATGATGGGGCGGCGCGCACAAAGGCCTTGA
- the ffh gene encoding signal recognition particle protein, whose product MFETLSERLTGIFDKLTGRGALSEADVDAAMREVRRALLEADVALEVVKTFTEKVREKAVGAEIVKSIKPGQMVVKLVHDQLVETLGSDQAALNLRASPPVAILMVGLQGSGKTTSTAKIAKRLQEREKRKVLMASLDTRRPAAQEQLEILGKQVKVDTLPIIKGESPVAIAKRAMGEARKGAYDVVMLDTAGRLHIDEELLAEAAAVRDIAKPKETLLVADALTGQDAVNLARAFDEKIGITGIVLTRIDGDGRGGAALSMRAVTGKPIKLMGTGEKLDGLEDFHPSRIAGRILGMGDVVSLVEKAALEIDHEKARKIAERMRKGAFDMNDLADQLKQLERMGGMGGVMKMLPGMGKVQKQLEGTDLDKTVFKRQLAIIGSMNKRERMTPKIIDGKRRKRIAAGSGTKVEEVNKLLKMHLQMSGMMKQMGSGKGMFGKMFGGKGMPSEAEMEAMQKELAGMDPNSLPPELRDLAQGGGSGGGSSVPGQMPDLSKLLGPGGPKLPGLGGGFGGLPGLGGNPFKGLPGLGKKK is encoded by the coding sequence ATGTTCGAAACCTTAAGCGAGCGCCTGACAGGCATCTTCGACAAGCTCACCGGCCGCGGTGCGCTGTCGGAAGCTGACGTCGATGCCGCCATGCGCGAAGTCCGCCGCGCCCTTCTGGAAGCCGACGTTGCCCTCGAAGTGGTCAAGACCTTCACGGAGAAGGTCCGCGAAAAGGCCGTGGGTGCCGAGATCGTCAAGTCGATTAAGCCCGGCCAGATGGTCGTCAAGCTCGTCCACGACCAGCTTGTCGAAACCCTGGGCTCGGACCAGGCCGCTCTCAATCTCCGCGCCTCGCCTCCGGTCGCCATTCTCATGGTCGGCCTGCAGGGCTCGGGCAAGACCACCTCTACCGCCAAGATCGCCAAGCGCCTGCAGGAGCGAGAGAAGCGCAAGGTCCTGATGGCGTCGCTCGACACGCGCCGTCCCGCCGCGCAGGAGCAGCTGGAAATTCTCGGCAAGCAGGTGAAGGTGGATACGCTCCCCATCATCAAGGGCGAAAGCCCGGTCGCCATCGCCAAGCGCGCCATGGGTGAAGCCCGCAAGGGCGCCTATGACGTCGTTATGCTCGATACCGCAGGCCGCCTGCACATCGACGAGGAACTCCTCGCCGAAGCCGCCGCCGTGCGCGACATCGCCAAGCCCAAGGAAACACTGCTCGTCGCCGATGCGCTGACCGGCCAGGACGCCGTCAACCTCGCCCGCGCCTTCGACGAGAAAATCGGCATCACGGGCATCGTCCTCACCCGCATCGACGGCGATGGCCGCGGTGGTGCGGCCCTGTCCATGCGTGCCGTCACCGGCAAGCCCATCAAGCTCATGGGTACTGGCGAAAAGCTGGATGGCCTTGAGGATTTCCATCCCAGCCGCATCGCCGGCCGCATCCTTGGCATGGGCGACGTCGTCTCGCTCGTGGAAAAGGCAGCGCTCGAAATCGACCACGAGAAGGCCCGCAAGATCGCCGAGCGGATGCGCAAGGGCGCCTTCGACATGAACGACCTTGCCGACCAGCTGAAGCAGCTGGAACGCATGGGCGGCATGGGCGGCGTGATGAAGATGCTGCCCGGCATGGGCAAGGTGCAGAAGCAGCTGGAGGGAACCGATCTCGACAAAACGGTGTTCAAGCGCCAGCTCGCCATCATCGGTTCCATGAACAAGCGCGAGCGCATGACGCCGAAGATCATCGACGGCAAGCGCCGCAAGCGCATCGCCGCTGGCTCGGGCACCAAGGTGGAGGAGGTGAACAAGCTCCTCAAGATGCACCTGCAGATGTCCGGAATGATGAAGCAGATGGGCTCCGGCAAGGGCATGTTCGGCAAGATGTTCGGCGGCAAGGGCATGCCGAGCGAAGCCGAAATGGAAGCCATGCAAAAGGAACTCGCCGGCATGGATCCCAACAGCCTTCCGCCGGAACTCCGCGACCTCGCCCAGGGCGGGGGATCGGGCGGCGGATCGTCCGTACCCGGACAAATGCCCGACCTCTCGAAACTTCTGGGCCCCGGCGGCCCGAAACTCCCCGGACTGGGCGGCGGCTTCGGTGGCCTCCCTGGTCTCGGCGGCAATCCCTTCAAGGGCCTTCCCGGCCTTGGAAAGAAAAAGTGA
- the rpsP gene encoding 30S ribosomal protein S16 → MALKIRLARAGSKKRPYYHIVVAAATSPRDGKYIDVVGSFNPLLAKTDENRVKLDAAKAADWLKKGAQPTDRVLRFLDKAGLKKRDARNNPNKALPGKKRQEREKAAAAAAAAAAAAAAPAEGAAS, encoded by the coding sequence ATGGCACTGAAAATCCGCCTCGCGCGCGCTGGCTCGAAGAAGCGTCCTTACTATCACATCGTCGTCGCCGCGGCGACGAGCCCGCGTGACGGCAAGTACATCGACGTCGTCGGCTCCTTCAACCCGCTCCTCGCCAAGACCGACGAGAACCGCGTGAAGCTCGACGCCGCCAAGGCTGCCGACTGGCTCAAGAAGGGCGCCCAGCCGACGGATCGCGTGCTCCGCTTCCTCGACAAGGCCGGCCTCAAGAAGCGCGATGCCCGCAACAACCCGAACAAGGCCCTTCCCGGCAAGAAGCGCCAGGAACGCGAAAAGGCCGCCGCTGCCGCTGCCGCCGCTGCTGCTGCCGCCGCTGCTCCGGCTGAAGGCGCAGCCTCGTAA